A region from the Alosa alosa isolate M-15738 ecotype Scorff River chromosome 7, AALO_Geno_1.1, whole genome shotgun sequence genome encodes:
- the LOC125297880 gene encoding chymotrypsin-like protease CTRL-1 — protein sequence MAMLWIASCFALVVSALGCGVPSIKPQVSGYNKIVNGENAVSGSWPWQVSLQQSNGFHFCGGSLINQYWVLTAAHCRVSASHRVVLGEHDRGSSAEPIQVKSIAKVISHPYYNSNNFNNDITLLKLSSPAQLTSRVSPVCMASSSTNFPAGMRCVTTGWGKTGSTSSPRILQQTALPLLSTAQCRQHWGSNRITDAMICAGASGVSSCQGDSGGPLVCESGGVWSQVGIVSWGTTNCNVRSPAVYARVSYLRSWIDQTVARN from the exons ATGGCCATGCTTTGGATCGCCAGCTGTTTCGCCCTCGTGGTGTCTGCCCTGG GCTGTGGGGTTCCCTCCATCAAGCCCCAGGTGAGCGGCTACAACAAGATCGTCAACGGAGAGAACGCCGTGTCCGGCTCCTGGCCCTGGCAGGTGTCTCTTCAG CAATCTAATGGATTCCACTTCTGTGGAGGTTCTCTGATCAACCAGTACTGGGTCCTCACTGCTGCCCATTGccgtgtcag TGCCTCTCACCGCGTGGTCCTTGGGGAGCACGACCGCGGCTCCTCTGCTGAGCCCATCCAGGTCAAGAGCATCGCCAAG GTCATCTCCCACCCCTACTACAATTCCAACAACTTCAACAATGACATCACGCTGCTGAAGCTGTCCAGCCCCGCCCAGCTGACGTCCCGCGTCTCGCCCGTCTGCATGGCCTCCTCCAGCACCAACTTCCCCGCCGGCATGCGCTGCGTCACCACCGGCTGGGGCAAGACCGGCTCCACCT CGAGCCCCCGTATCCTGCAGCAGACCGCCCTGCCTCTGCTCAGCACTGCTCAGTGCAGACAGCACTGGGGCAGCAACAGGATCACCGACGCCATGATCTGCGCCGGAGCCTCTGGAGTCTCCTCCTGCCAG GGTGACTCTGGCGGACCTCTGGTGTGTGAGAGCGGAGGCGTGTGGTCCCAGGTTGGCATCGTGTCCTGGGGCACCACCAACTGCAATGTGCGCAGCCCTGCCGTCTACGCCCGCGTGTCTTACCTGCGCAGCTGGATCGACCAGACCGTCGCCCGCAACTAG
- the LOC125297878 gene encoding uncharacterized protein LOC125297878 — translation MSGHLNQQDLHVVVLGPIESGKTPVINNVLGEPDESEKKTGDCVKREGEVGGRKLIFIDTPGWIRHFPVIDTAEVIKHKIVQSVSMCPPGPHAFILVIGIDVPFTEKNRRSVEEHVGLFGEKIWEHTIVVFTRGESLEGESIEHHVESEEEALKWLREKCGNRCHMFNMDSTTEGCNEVNKLLEQIDILAKTRNSCFELDEKILREVEEKRNTYRERAQQRFQKVQIQREILQKYDVRLSELKILLLGWLFSGKTSAKNTILCRVKHTKRTRTYQSKGKSGEVSGRRVSVVDTPGWWKYLPAKCTPEWVKTELQRGLTLDSKAPHAILLAVPADTTFSEEQRKITEDNMKMFGDQVWRHTMVLFTCGDLLGDTSIEEHIEGEGEPLRWLVEKCGNRYHVQSWYDKEDEVMKLLRKIEEMMASLCLFRPEPESQKCIDKKTTEDLIELPNEMVHFLDQKWQKMDRELEEKIVTICSEFTPKLKGSMDNPGTIFRDDHSSSEETSGEGTCSPRPSESKLPIKKSLINAATGLEDQEPASEKPAGQMERMKEMLEREWGRREFGVTQRFQHHISELKEFGSEADVHDLNRSYRKVVWWMHHPSSGIASDLPVDDLHTEEMGVNE, via the exons ATGTCAGGACATCTCAATCAACAAG ACCTGCATGTGGTGGTCTTAGGTCCAATTGAGTCAGGAAAGACACCTGTAATAAACAATGTGCTTGGTGAGCCAGAtgagtcagaaaaaaagacaggtgattgtgtgaagagagagggggaggttgGTGGCAGAAAGCTTATTTTTATAGATACCCCAGGTTGGATCAGGCATTTTCCTGTTATTGACACAGCAGAGGTTATCAAGCATAAGATTGTGcagagtgtgtctatgtgtccaCCAGGACCTCATGCTTTCATTCTGGTCATTGGTATTGATGTGCCATTCACTGAGAAGAACAGGAGGTCTGTGGAGGAACACGTTGGCCTCTTTGGGGAGAAAATATGGGAGCACACAATAGTGGTGTTCACCAGAGGAGAATCTCTGGAGGGTGAAAGCATAGAGCATCATGttgagagtgaggaagaggctCTGAAGTGGCTGAGagagaaatgtgggaacagGTGTCACATGTTTAACATGGACAGTACAACAGAAGGTTGCAATGAGGTGAATAAGCTACTAGAACAAATTGATATTCTAGCAAAGACTAGAAACAGTTGTTTTGAGCTCGATGAGAAAATACTGAGGGAAGTTGAAGAGAAGAGGAACACTTACAGGGAGAGAGCACAGCAGAGATTTCAGAAGGTTCAGATCCAAAGAGAAATACTACAGAAATATG ATGTCAGACTATCAGAACTCAAGATTCTTCTATTGGGGTGGTTGTTCTCTGGGAAAACATCTGCAAAGAATACAATATTGTGCCGTGTGAAACATACAAAGAGAACTAGAACATATCAGTCTAAGGGTAAATCTGGAGAAGTTTCTGGAAGACGAGTCTCTGTGGTGGATACCCCTGGCTGGTGGAAGTACTTACCTGCCAAATGCACTCCAGAATGGGTGAAGACAGAGTTACAGAGAGGGCTGACGCTTGATTCCAAAGCTCCTCATGCCATACTTCTAGCTGTTCCAGCAGACACAACCTTCTCTGAGGAACAGAGGAAAATCACTGAAGACAATATGAAGATGTTTGGTGACCAGGTCTGGAGACACACCATGGTGCTGTTCACATGTGGTGATCTGTTGGGAGACACAAGCATTGAGGAGCACATTGAGGGTGAAGGGGAACCTTTGCGATGGCTTGTGGAGAAATGTGGGAATAGGTACCACGTCCAGAGTTGGTATGACAAAGAAGATGAAGTCATGAAGCTGCTGAGGAAGATTGAGGAAATGATGGCCAGTCTCTGTTTGTTTAGGCCAGAACCTGAATCACAAAAATGTATTGATAAAAAGACCACTGAAGATCTGATAGAATTACCAAATGAGATGGTGCATTTCTTGGATCAGAAATGGCAGAAAATGGATAGAGAATTAGAGGAGAAGATTGTGACCATCTGCAGTGAATTCACACCAAAGCTGAAAGGAAGTATGGATAATCCTGGAACAATAT TCAGAGACGATCACTCATCCTCTGAGGAAACTTCAGGAGAAGGCACCTGTTCACCGAGGCCATCTGAATCCAAACTGCCCATCAAGAAATCTCTTATTAATGCTGCCACAG GGCTTGAAGACCAAGAGCCAGCCAGTGAGAAGCCTGCTGGTCagatggagagaatgaaagagatgttggagagggagtgggggagacGGGAGTTTGGCGTCACACAGAGATTTCAGCATCATATATCAGAGCTAAAAGAATTTG GGTCTGAAGCTGATGTGCATGACCTTAACCGATCATACAGAAAAGTCGTATGGTGGATGCATCATCCATCATCAGGAATTGCCTCAGACCTACCTGTAGATGACTTACACACAGAGGAAATGGGTGTAAATGAATGA
- the LOC125297828 gene encoding uncharacterized protein LOC125297828 — MSGKHLNQQDLQLVVLGPIESAKTSVITTVLGQRTEYESGKKTGDCVKREGQVGGRKLTFIDTPGWVGYFPSTDTAEVIKHKIVLSVYMCRPGPHAFILVVGTNTPFTEKNRRSIEEHLGLFGDKVWDHTIVVFARGEPLESKSIEQHIESEGEALKWVVEKCGNRCHMFYTDSTEGCNEVRELLEQIDILAKARNSFFKLDEKILREVEEKRNNHRERAKMRQQKVMDEREMLCKYGVIPSLSELRILLLGWLISGKTSAKDTILGQVDRVNKKRTYQSERTSGEVSGRQVSVVDTPGWWKYLPAKCTPEWMKTELQRGLTLDSKAPHAILLAVPADTTFHEEQRKNIEDNMKMFGEQVWKHTMVLFTCGDRLEDTSIEEHIESEGQPLQWLVEKCGNRYHILSWNDKEEEVMELLKKIEEMMASLCLFRPEPESQTCIDKKTTEDLIEVPNEMVHFLDQKWQKMDRELEEKIVTICGETTSKLKGSMDAVLDFNGSTSEDTLEEINSGKCISPLSPPESKSSIRKSGIINATIGHEDQEQTHENHAGQMERMKEMLEREWGRREASVTQRFQRQISALKESGSEADVHDLDRSFKKVVWWVQRESSGIASDVDAEEMG, encoded by the exons ATGTCGGGAAAACATCTCAACCAACAAG ATCTTCAACTGGTGGTCTTAGGTCCAATTGAGTCAGCAAAGACATCTGTAATAACCACTGTGCTTGGTCAGAGGACAGAGTAtgagtcaggaaaaaagacgggtgactgtgtgaagagagaggggcaggTTGGTGGCAGAAAACTCACCTTCATTGATACCCCAGGCTGGGTGGGGTATTTTCCCTCAACTGACACAGCAGAGGTTATCAAGCATAAGATTGTGCTGAGCGTGTATATGTGTCGACCAGGACCTCATGCCTTCATTCTGGTAGTTGGCACTAATACCCCATTTACTGAGAAGAACAGGAGGTCTATAGAGGAGCACTTGGGACTCTTTGGGGACAAAGTTTGGGATCACACAATAGTGGTATTCGCTAGAGGAGAACCTCTGGAGAGTAAAAGCATAGAACAGCACATTGAGAGTGAGGGGGAGGCTCTGAAGTGGGTGGTagagaaatgtgggaacagGTGTCACATGTTTTACACGGACAGTACAGAAGGTTGTAATGAAGTGAGAGAGCTACTGGAACAAATTGATATTCTTGCAAAGGCTAGAAACAGCTTTTTTAAGCTTGATGAGAAAATATTGAGGGAAGTTGAAGAGAAGAGGAACAATCATCGGGAGAGAGCAAAGATGAGACAGCAGAAGGTTATGGACGAAAGAGAAATGTTATGTAAATACG GGGTTATACCATCACTATCAGAACTTAGGATTCTTCTATTGGGGTGGTTGATCTCGGGAAAAACATCTGCAAAGGATACAATTCTGGGCCAAGTGGATcgtgtaaacaaaaaaagaacatatcAGTCTGAGAGAACATCTGGAGAAGTTTCTGGAAGACAAGTCTCTGTTGTGGATACCCCTGGTTGGTGGAAGTACTTACCTGCCAAATGCACTCCAGAATGGATGAAGACAGAGTTACAGAGAGGGCTGACGCTTGATTCCAAAGCTCCCCATGCCATTCTTCTAGCTGTTCCAGCAGACACAACCTTCCATGAAGAACAAAGGAAGAATATTGAAGACAACATGAAGATGTTTGGTGAGCAGGTCTGGAAGCACACCATGGTGCTGTTCACATGTGGAGATCGGCTTGAGGACACAAGCATTGAGGAGCACATTGAGAGTGAAGGACAGCCATTACAGTGGCTTGTGGAGAAATGTGGAAACAGATATCACATCCTGAGTTGGAATGACAAAGAAGAGGAAGTCATGGAGCTGCTGAAGAAGATTGAGGAAATGATGGCCAGTCTCTGTTTGTTTAGGCCGGAACCTGAATCACAAACATGTATTGATAAAAAGACCACTGAAGATCTGATAGAAGTGCCAAATGAGATGGTGCATTTCTTAGACCAGAAATGGCAGAAAATGGATAGAGAATTAGAGGAGAAGATTGTGACCATCTGTGGTGAAACAACTTCAAAGCTGAAAGGAAGTATGGATGCTGTTTTAGACT TCAATGGCAGTACTTCTGAGGATACTTTGGAAGAAATCAACTCAGGAAAGTGTATCAGTCCCCTGAGCCCACCTGAGTCTAAATCCTCCATCAGGAAATCTGGCATTATTAATGCTACTATAG GGCATGAAGACCAAGAGCAGACCCATGAGAACCATGCAGGTCagatggagagaatgaaagagatgttggagagggagtgggggagaaGAGAAGCGAGCGTCACACAGAGATTTCAGCGTCAGATATCAGCGCTAAAAGAATCTG GGTCTGAGGCTGATGTGCATGACCTTGACCGATCATTTAAAAAGGTCGTCTGGTGGGTGCAGCGTGAATCGTCAGGAATTGCCTCTGATGTAGACGCGGAGGAAATGGGTTGA